A stretch of DNA from bacterium:
GCAAATCGCCTTGGGAAAAGCGGATTCAAAACCAACGCTTTTTAGACATACGATATCGGAGATCAGTAAAAAACACACTCGCGTGCTAGTAGTGGATGACAATACTACCAATTTGGAGGTCACCCTACTTCTTCTGCAAAAACTCGGATATACAGTTGATACGGCACGAAACGGCTTAGAAGCTTTACGGGCTTTTTCCAATTATCCTTATGACCTTGTATTGATGGACTGTCAGATGCCTGAAATGGATGGTTATCAAGCGACAGCCGCCATACGAGGTTTGGATTCAACAACCAGCAATCCAAGAGTACCTATTATCGCCATAACCGCTGGGGCGATGTCTGATGACCGTGAAAGATGTTTTGCTGCAGGAATGAACGATTATATCCCCAAGCCCATTGATTTCAAGCTCTTGGCTAATTTAATAGAACACTGGCTTGCATCACCACCTGATTCAGACGGTACAACCGAGTTAGGTGACTCTGAACAAGATTCTTTTGTTGTCCCTATCTCAGTCAACCAAACCGAGTCATTTATTATGTCAAAAGATCCTGCAGTGTTTGATGCTAGTGTCTTGATGCGCCTACTAGATGGCGACCAAGAATTAGCGAACATCTTCACAAACCGATTCTATCAGGACTGCTTAACACGTTTAGATATCCTGAAAGAAGCTTTCAAAAACGATCATTTTGATGTTATTAAATTCCAATTACACGCGATAAAAGGGGCCTGTAAAACTGTTGGTGCGGTAGCATTGGGACAAGTAGTCGAAACGGCAGAGGATTGTTGCATAAGAGGAGAATTCGATCTGCTTAAGGACATTCTTCAAGAAATAATACGCAGCGTCAAACAGTTGGCTGAAGCCATCCAATAGCAACCGCAAAAGAGGGGGGTCGGGCTTCAGAATAATTTGTACTGTTAATCTTTGGTTCAAGTGTACACTCACGTGTTCTGTTATTCTCTTCTTTTTCTAGAAATCATCCGATAGAAGAAGAGGGAGCAATTAGACCTTGAGTGAAATAATAACAGAAATCAAGCTCGCCACACATCGCCCCAATAAGGAGAGTACCGTATGCCTAGCGATAGAAGCCTTGATGAATTAGCGAAACTTGTCCTTATTGTAGAGGATCACGCCATTGTAAGGGAACTGCTGGCAGTCAAGTTTATCAAAGAGGGGCTAGCATCTGAGGTACTTGAAGCGGGAACCATTGCAGAGGCTGCAGAAATGGTTGATAAGCATAAGCCATCTATAGTGATCAGCGATATTTTGATGCCTGATGGCAATGCATTAGAATGGGTCGCTCGCGTCAAGCAAAAGAATCCTAAAATGAAACTTATCCTGTTGACATCACTCAACGACAAAGCCTCATTGATTACTGCGGTGAGGTCAGGGATTGACGCTTACATCATCAAAACAGCGCGCATTGACAAACTGTTGGATATCATACGTTATGTCCTGCAAGATCGGATTTACTATGACCCCGAAGTTAGCAGCTACTTGCTGGCAGATATGATATCAGGAAGGGAAATGGGATCGCTATATGATGAAATCTCTGGTATAGATTGCTCACAGTTATCTCGGCGAGAAAGAGATGTCCTGACATTACTGACTTACGGGCATTCAAATGCCGAAATAGCGCGTAGACTTGTTTTAAGCGAGAATACAATTAAAACCCATGTGTCGCGCATATATAAGCGTTTAGAGGTGAGCTCCAGGCGGCAACTGCTTCCAAAGAACCTCAAATTGGGCTAAGGGCTTGTGTGATACACTTCCCTGCCTCTGCTTGGTGCAGTGCTATCACGATCTACGGTTCTGAATTACTCTTCCTTTTGATTTCCTATATCTTCGCAAATTAATATTGCTGCTTTTTAACCACTAATACTAAACTTGGACTAGATAAGAAGCGGCAAATCAGGGGCGATATCCCAGACAAAAAAATTGGACTGTGGTCAGTGCGAATGTAAGCGGCGGGCAAACAATCGGCTTTT
This window harbors:
- a CDS encoding response regulator transcription factor; its protein translation is MPSDRSLDELAKLVLIVEDHAIVRELLAVKFIKEGLASEVLEAGTIAEAAEMVDKHKPSIVISDILMPDGNALEWVARVKQKNPKMKLILLTSLNDKASLITAVRSGIDAYIIKTARIDKLLDIIRYVLQDRIYYDPEVSSYLLADMISGREMGSLYDEISGIDCSQLSRRERDVLTLLTYGHSNAEIARRLVLSENTIKTHVSRIYKRLEVSSRRQLLPKNLKLG